Genomic segment of Primulina tabacum isolate GXHZ01 chromosome 11, ASM2559414v2, whole genome shotgun sequence:
TGTCATATTCTAGTTTCCTTATCTTAGGAATTACCGATAGTGTATTTAAGTTTTAAACTCTTGATATTATCAAGGGTTGTTAGTTCGTTTCCTTTATTCTAGCTTTTTAGTTTTTCATACTCTTGTATTTAAACTCTGATTGATGAATAATAAAATAGACACTTAAAAGCATATGTTGTCTCAGATTTCtttatggtatcagagcgatgacAAAATATGGAAACAACTATGGCTTTGCCTCGACTTCATCTAATCCTACCACAAACTCCCAACCAAACACAGATCACTTCTCTGCCCAAGTCACGAGTCACAAACTCAAGGGGCAAAATTATTTGCAGTGGTCTCAATCTGTCTTAATGTTCATTTGTGGTAAAAGCAAGGATGATAATATCACAGGTGCAGCTACAGCTCCGAAGGAAGATGATTCTACATTCAAAGCGTGGAAAGCCAACAATAATATGGTCATGTCATGGCTTGTCAACTCCACGACTCCTGAAATTGGTGAGAATTTTCTGCTATATGCCACTGCTGCCGAGATATGGGAAGCAGCCAAGGTAACCTTCTCCAGTTCTGAAAACACTTCCGAAGTGTTTGAGAATGAGAGCCTCCTCTATGAGCTAAGGCAAGGTGATCTTTCTGTCACTCGATATTTTAGCTCACTCACGAGACATTGGCAGAAAATAGATCTCATCGACACTCAAAAGTGGACTTGTCCTGAAGATGGTAAACTCTATAGACAAATCGTTGAAACCAAGCGTGTTTTTAAGTTATTGTCTAGACTCAACAAATAACTGGATGAGGCCCGTGGGCGTGTCATAAGCATCAAGCCATTACCCTCACTCAGAGAGGTATTCTCTGTTATTCGACATGAAGAGAGTCGAAGGAAAATTATGATGTGTGATTCCACAACACCTGTCTCAGATGCTTCTGCTTTGGCAGCCTCTGttgaaacacataatcagatacATGCTACCAAGGTTTCAAATGACAAAAAGAACCACAAAACACGTCCCTATTGTGAGCATTGCCGTCGTCCAGGACACACGAGAGAAACATGCTGGAAGATTCATGGCAAGCCTCATGACTGGAAGTCATCTCGATCCATTGAGCAAGAGTCCCGAGGAAATGCAGCCTCAACCACACTATTTAGCAAGGATCAGTTAGAACTTCTCCAGAGTTTAATCAACCAGTCACATCAAATTCAAGCTCCACTGGCTCCGTCTTCTTCAACTACTGGAGGTGCTAATGTTGCTCAAAGAGGTAACATAGCTCAGGCTGTTCACACCAGATCAAATTATTCATCCTCATGGATAGTTGATTCTGGAGCCTCTGGTCATATGACTGGTAACCGGAGTCTATTTTCAGCATACTCACCTTGTGATAAGACAATTACAATTAGTATAGCTGATGGTTCTAAGTCAGACGTTGTGGGTATTGGGACCGTGAATATCTCTCCTACATTACAACTTAAATCTGTATTTTTTGTTCCAAACTTGGACTGTAATTTACTGTCTGTTCATAAGCTAAATACAGATTTAAAATGTCTCACTCAATTCACGGCAAACTCATGTGTTTTTCAGGACTTGAACTCGGGGAAGATGATTGGCAGTGCtgaacttcaagaaggattaTATCTTCTCAAACACCCTGATCCACCACAAGTTCCAACTTCAAACTTGGCATCTAGTTTTAGTTCAATTTCTGGTAATAACGATCAAGAAATTATGAGGCTTCATTGTAGACTTGGTCACCCTAATTTTGTGTATCTCGCACGATTATTTCCATCATTATTTTCGAATAAGAATGCCAAGTTAATGCACTGTGATATTTGCCAACTCTCGAAGCATACACGTAACGTTTATCCCCCTAAACCATACAAAGCTACTCATCCTTTTTCTATGATCCATAGTGATATTTGGGGTCCATCTAGAGTACCTAATGTAACTAATACCAAATGGTTCTTACTCTTTGTGGATGATCACACTCGGTTAAGTTGGGTATTTTTAATGAAAGCCAAATCAGAAATTAgcaaaatatttaaacaatttCATGCCATGATtcaaactcaattcaataccaaTATCCAAATTGTTCACACTGATAATGGAAGTGAATATTTCAATTCTGTTCTTGGTGATTATTTCATCTCTCATGGTATTGTTCATACTAGTTCTTGTGTCAAAACTCCCCAACAAAATGGAATTGCAGAACGAAAAAATAGACATCTCTTAGAAGTTGCTCGGTCTATTATGTTCACGACCAACGTTCCAAACCACTTCTGGGGGGAGGCTGTACTCACCGCAACTTACCTCATCAATAGAATGCCATCCAGGGTACTAAATTTCTCAACCCCGTGTCAAATATTACTCAAAACCTTTCCAAGCACAAGGTTGCTCCTCAATATATCACCAAAAATCTTTGGATTTTCAGCCTTTATCCATCTATATGACCAAAGTAAACTTGCTCCAAAGTCCCTTAAATGCATTTACTTAGGGTACGCTCCTTTCCAAAAAGGTTACAAATGTTACTCACCATCTCACATAAAATTCTTTCACACTATGGATGTCACTTTCCTAGAACACAAACCTTTTTACGCCAACTCTTCCATTCAGGGGGAGAATGTGAGCGAATATCAGAATTGGGAGTACACATACCAAGATCAATTTGATGTTCCTTCTGTGGTTCCTTCTGTGTCAATAACCACAGGTGTTTCTAATGCTCCTACCGCATCTGTTCCTACAACTCAAATTCAAGGCTCCACCAGATAGCCGAATTCCACAAGTTCAGGGCTGCCAAAAATCAACCACAACTCCAATGTCCCCTGACCATGATCCAGGTACATCTGAACTTGGTAGCAGCTCCAATACTTACTCTATAACTGTTAATGAACTAGATTTGCCTATTACATTGAGGAAAACAACTCGTACTCACACACCATATCAGATTGAAGACTATGATTACTATGGGAAATTGTCATCTCAATACCGAGCTAATGTTTCTCAAGTGGATCAAGTGAACATGCCTAATACAGTGTACGAAAGCACTTGCCATTCCAGATTGGAAAAAGGCTACTTATGAAGAGATTAGAGCACTGGAGAAAAATAATACATGGGAGATCACTGTATTGCCTCCTGGAAAGCGTACGGTTGGGTGTAGATGGCTATTTACGGTGAAACACAATGCTGATGGTACAATTGAAAGGCTAAAATCTCGACTTGTTGCAAGAGGTTACACTCAGACATATGGGATTGATTATCAGGAGACTTTTGCTCCAGTTGCTAAACACAACACCATACGAGTCCTTTTATCTTTAGCAGCAAATTTGGACTGGCCACTTCACCAACTTGATGTGAAGAATGCATTCCTCAATGGTGATCTCACAGAAGAAGTATATATGGATATCCCTCCTGGATTTGAAAATCAACGCACTCGTGGCAAGGTGTGTAAATTGAAGAAGTCTCTATACGGTTTAAAGCAAAGTCCACGTGCATGGTTCAATAGATTTTCACGAGTACTCAAACAATATGGTTATTCTCAAAGTCAGGCTGATCACACATTGTTCTCTAAGCATACACACAGTGGAAAGATTACCATATTGAGTGTATATATCGATGATATTATAATCACAGGAGACAACGAGGAGGAGATTAAGTGCTTGAAGCAGATTCTAGCTACTGAATTTGAAGTGAAAGATCTAGGAAATTTAAAGCATTTTCTAGGAATGGAAGTAGCTCGTTCCCAGACAGGTATTTCTGTATCTCAACGCAAGTATACTCTTGATCTTCTAAAAGAAACGGGCATGCTTGGATGTAAACCATCTGAAACACCTATGGAGCCGAATTTAAAGCTTGATGCTGGATACTCTGAAACTGCAGTAGAGAGGGGGAGATATCAAAGGTTGGTTGGAAAGCTTATTTACCTAGCTAACACCAGACCTGACATTAGCTTTGTAGTGAGCCTTGTCAGTCGATTTATGAGCAATCCCAAGGAATCTCACATGGAAGCTGTTTTCAAAATTCTTAGATACCTAAAGGGTTCACCTGGCAAAGGTTTATTCTTCAGAAAGAACACCAGTCGAAGCTTAGAAGTGTTTACAGATGCTGATTGGGCTGGTTCGAAAACTGACAGGAAGTCTACCTCAGGTTATTGCACTTTTGTTTGGGGTAATTTGGTTATATGGAGGAGCAAGAAGCAATCATTCGTTGCTCGGAGTAGTGCAGAAGCTGAATATAGGGCTCTAGCTCACGGGATTTgcgaaggaatttggctaaaactCCTACTCAAAAGTTTACAAAATTCCATTTGAACACTCCATCCATCTCCACTGTGACAATGAAGCAGCCCTGAGCATAGCCAAGAATCCAGTTCACCATGATCGCACTAAGCACATTGAGCTTGATAGACATTTCATTATTGAGAAGATTGAGAATCAAGATATTGCATTACACTATGTTCCATCACGTCTCCAAGTTGCAGACATTCTCACTAAGGCCTTACTCCGTCCTATGTTTGATAACTTGTGTGGCAAGCTAAACCTCATGAATGTTTATGGTTCAGCTTGAGGGAGAGTGTAGAAATATGTGTCATATTCTAGTTTCTTTATCTTAGGAATTACCGATAATGTATTTAAGTTTTAAACTCTTGATATTATCAAGGGTGGTTAGTTTATTTCCTTTATTCTAGCTTTTTATTTTTTCCTCCTCTTGTATTTAAACTCTGAttgattaataataaaatagacACTTAAAAGCATATGTTGTCTCAGATTTCTTTAGCGCACTCGAGTGCGGTGCTACAATCGAGATAACCGGGTAGAAAGCCATTATCTGAGAACTTGTTTGGAAGCTCGGGCTTCTGGTAGCTCGAGGTATATGTCTGGCTGCTAATAGTCCAGGGAGATGATGTCTCGGGCATATATTTGTCTGTTATCTGTCAGATTTGCCCAAAACTTCTCATAACCTGATCCATGACCCGGGATCATCTGATACCCACGACCCGGGCCTCCCCGGGGGTATCATACTATAATTGGGACTGAGAGAGTAtcttttatgttttgagttgtTCTCTACCTCCATATATTTTAAACCTAATTATTTTTGCTcgagatctttaatttttttattttatttttagttaaaagGTGTAAAGTTGGACTTATGAATATAGCATAGGGAGTCACCAAGGAATTTCTAAGTAAAGATCTACCCCTGTAAGAATCAAGCATGCATTAACACACCACCACAACTCTATCCCATGACCTCTGAAGATATAACTTGTTTTTAGAGACTAAGAGGATCACAATATGACAAATTTGGCACTTTTGTAAtttatgaagagaattttgtgTATATCTTCTATCAAATGAGTAACTTGAGAAATATCTAGCTATAGCAAGATTTGTATTAGCAAAAACAGAAAGGTTTCTCTAGTTATATCTATGTTCGGATGGATGGTGACGCTTCGGAATATACGCATTGTtattcgattcgttttaaagTCTTAAGTACATCAATTTCCAAGTTCTTATCTGAACATTTTGAATTAAATGATCGCATTGACAAAATCTTGTAGACAATATCAGTTTGTATCGAGCACGATATTAATCGCTAAGGGTTAATTCAGCAAGTTGAACTAAAATAGGATTTCTGCCATTTATGGTTGAATTGACTAGTTGGGGCGTTAGGGGGTTAAGGCCGATTAGGGCATCCACAACATATTCTTTATccaaaatcttaaatttaaggtaaaagaactattttattaaatgacaaaaactttttgtgagacggtctcacggatcgtattttgtgagacggatctcttatttgggtcatccatgaaaaagtgtTATTTTTTGTGCtaagagtgttactttttattgtgaatataggtaagtttgactcgtctcacatatcgtctcacaagaggcCTACTCTTATTAAATATGGATATTCAATACATCAGCTTCCTTATAATTTACCATGCATGTCTTTATTTTTTCTGCCtgagaaatattattttaaggTATTTAATAAAGCTCCAAAATTAAAAGATGTTGtgctttatttaaatgtattttaaaaatcaagtataTTTAATCCCTGTATTGGGTTCAACCCATTTGTAAGGGGTTAGGTGCTCGATTTTTAAAAACATGAAGTTTTAAATGTGATTAATTTTACACTTTGCCTAATTGTTGTCAAGAAATTCTTGGAAAAATGGATTTATATTTTCAGATTAAATTAAGCCATTCGTCTCGTATATACATATACTCTGACTTTAAGATCCCCGgagaatataatatatattgtaTGCGTAGTTCTGATTTCTTAGATCTTTCGAGAATATTTGATCATATTTTTATCGAAATTTTTAGAAGACAATTAAGAACATATATTTTCATTAATAATGCAATGAAAATTACCAGACGATACTGATCTGCAATTCGAGATTACAccaattataattataatgaaaaaCGAAAGCAAAAATTAAAGGACGATGAAGAAAAGCTGTTTCTTGCAACCTATGACTTGATCCTCATCATTCATAATAAGCCCTTGATCCCTTGCATGTGGAGAAATTTCAGAGACTGCCAAATAACAAAAAACTAATTATTACAAGGAAAAaactaaataataataataacatatgAATAAGCGTgcagtgatatatatatatatatatattaatttatttatttatttatttgtgtgTCTGTGAAAAGCGTATTGATTTCCACACATGCACTTTCAAGTTGATTTTCCATTTGAGCCCGTCACATGGAAAATACATAAAGCAAGGGAAAAATGGTcagcaaaaaaataatttaaaacgccaaaagacaaaaaaaaaattaatttcgaAGGGAGAAAAAAGGAATATTTAGTGACTTTTTCTTCCATGGGATAATAGCACAATAGCGACATAAAATATTCCTTGGTATGCATGAACGAATGTGagattaaaaaaaagaagaagaaagaaagaaatagaACCCTTTGATTCCAAAAGAGATAGGCCCTAAATAAAGtacataattaatatttatatgaaaataaaatttaaaaccataaccataatatgataataattattttaaaaaataaatatacacataataataacaataccTTTTTTTTATCTTCTTTCACATAGAGCTAGTAGTTTCTGTAATTAGGAATTGGAATACGGCCGGATTCGATCTGGTGGAGATCCTCGATCAGAATCTCGAAATGTCTCTTCACATCCTCCGTCGATTTCCCGCCACCAACTGCCCGAGCCACATTCTGCCACCGGTCGGGGGTGTCCTTGTCGAATCGGGCCAATGCCTTCTCGAAGAGCTTGTTCTCTTGGGGTGTCCATGAACTCAATGACCTTGAAGTCATGCCTGAAAATTGTGATGATTTTTTTCCcttaaaatcaataaattaagtTGAAGATCGACAGAAATATCGATCGGATGTGTGTTCGATTATgtgaaaatattttgcatgcaaagtgaatatatatatatagagtgagAGAGAGGGAGGGATTTGatataatttaattagctaAAGTTGAATTGAATGACTTGTTTGCATTGGAACCACAAGGTTCAGCTTTAGATTGGGGAAAGTGGATCAGCAGCGATTTTGTAACGCAAATTTGtagatttttttcttttttggcaTATATTATCAAGTTGGAAAACTAAAGTGCACGTTAGGAAAAAGCTTATATAGAAAATAAGAGAACATAAACAtggagaaaattatatttctggTTTTGTATTTATGTTTCTTTGTGATTTTTGTTATCCGGTAatcaaatttttgttttaatcaataatcataaatctttcgattttttttaattatactCATTTTTCATTTAGAATGCTAATGTGACACAATCTAAGTCAGCACCACGTCGAAAAATGACTAAATTCACCACACACACAGAAACAAAGATATCTACCTAGAAGACTAATATAAACATACATATACAATAAATAGACATGCATGACAAAATTAGATTGTCCTATTTTGAGGTCATCTCCAAGACTGTACAGTCCTCTGCGTCAATTTTGGCGCAGAGGTccccatttttaaaaaaaaaatagtttttttatttgtatttattataaatatttgtattggatattataaatattatttaaataattgtataatatttattttattattttaataattatatatttaatcataaaaatttaaaaataataattgttgatttttaaaaattttatttatttatgttaattattaataattaaggactaatttgatttaatgatttataattaatataatttaatacaaatgtaaaaaattaatttaaaattacaatttgtaaataaactgaaaaatataattgaaaTACAAATGCAATTTGAAACATATAATTCAAATACAAATGCAAATATAAAGACAATAATcgaaaggaaaatatatttagAAGATAAACaaactaaataattaataatctgGTAAATTTGATCTGAATCCTCCAAAATCacctaaatattttccaaaagtGTTAACATCTTGTTGTCCCtgtctttctttgtttttttttttttttttgcataattTTTGCTCGTTCAATTCGAATTATTTCACGCATTTCTGGATCGTCAATTATGCTTAAATCCATGTACATAATGTTGTTTGTGGTATTCAAATATGAGAGGATaagcaagaagaaaacaaaaaaatggctttgtatttttcaatatttccatcaactctcattttctttttcaatatccatttgcatcccaatggctttgtacctggTGGAAGATCCACTAGTTCCCAAGTATGGTTTTGCAAAATAGAAtcaatttcagagttgatggcttctttccaataAGGAGCTTCAGGGCTAGCCAGAGCATCTTGTATGTTCTTTGGTTCATTCTCCAACATAAAAGTATGGAAGTTTGGACCAAAGGACTTTGAGATTCTAGCCTTTTTGCTCCTTCTTGGCTCTTGCTCTTTTGAAGAGCCTTCCAATGATATAGCATTTTCATTTAGAGTTGGATCATGTGTAGGTACTTGACCTTCATGCTCCATATCAAGTTTTCGCTTGCTAGaaccattttctttcctttctttacAAGGAAATATGTTTTCAAAGAATACTGCATTCCTTGACTCAATTGTCATGCCCGTATTCATTTCTGTATTTTCAGATTTGTGCACTATAAACCTATAGGCACTACTATTATGTGCATATCCAATGAATATGCAGTCGACCGTCTTTGGTCCAATTCGCTCTTGTTTAGGCTTTGGTATTTCAACCTTAGCTAGACACCCCCACACTTTGAGATACTTGTAGGAAGGTTTGTGACCTTTCCACAATTCATAAGGTGACTTGTCATTTTTCTTGTGGGGTATCTTGTTCAGGATGTGATTAGCCGATAGTATTGCTTCCCCCCACAAGTTTTGGGGTAGTCCTGAACTTATTAACATAGCATTCATCATATCTTTCAGAGTTCGATTCTTTTTTTCGGCAATGCcattcgattgtggtgaataaggAGCAGTCGTTTCATGAATTATACCTACAAATGTGCAAAATTCATCAAACGATGCTCCGTATTCGCCCCCTCTATCGCTTCGAACCCTCTTTATTTGTTTGCCTAGTTGATTCTCAACTTCGGTCTTATAACATTTGAATGCTTCAAGAGCTTCATCTTTCGACCTCAAAAGATATACGTAACAGTACCTTGTATTATCATCAATGAATGTCACGTAGTATCTTTTCCCTCCTCTAGTTTGTACAAACTTTAAATCACCAAGATCGGTGTGTATTAGTTCTAGAGGAGTTTTACATCTTTCAATCGAGTGGTAAGGCGCTTTGGTCATTTTTGCTTCAACACATATCTCGCATTTTTGTGTTGGATCGACGTTGTGTTTAGGCAATAATTCAAGTTTTATTAAACGTTgcaaggtattaaaatttacgtGTCCTAAACGAACATGCCATAAATGAGAACACTCAAGCAAGTAAATAGAACTTTTGTCTTTATTACTTTCAACAATATTTTGGCGTATAGCCATTACATTCAACTTGAAAAGGTTCTCATCAAGATATCATTTTCCAATAAAATGACCATTCTTAGTCAATACAAACTTGTTAGACTCAAATACTAGTCTAAACCCATGTTTGACCAACAGAGACCCCGACACGAGGTTCTTTCTTATGTCCGGTACATGAAGTGCATCAACAAGGGTTACTTCCAAACCCGATGTCATCTTCAGTACAACATTTTCGGTGCCCACCACCTCAGATGTAGCGGAGTTCCCCATGTAAAGTTTTCTCCCGGTCGATGGAGTGTATGTGGAGAACATCCTTTTGTTTGAGCATATGTGTCGAGTTGCTCCAGTATCAACCCACCACTCATTGGAGTTTTCAACCAAGTTTGCTTCCAAAATAACTACAGTCAAATCAAGTTGAGAAAAATCAAATGGTACCGACCTTTCTTGAACTACATTGGCTTGAGGATTTCCCTTCGTTGGCTTCCTACAATCCTTCGCCATGTGATTTGGTTTTCCGCAGTTATAACAAGTGCCTTTGAACTTCTTCTTATTTGGTGGTTGTTGGCCTTGTTGTGGTTGCTTCTCaaactttctcttcttccctTGAGAACTCGATTCGACAATGTTCACCCTTGCTGCCATTTTACTTGCATTGGCCTCGGTGCTCTTGTTGTCCTCTTCTATTCTCAATCTCACAATGAGATCCTCCAATCCCATATCCTTTCTTT
This window contains:
- the LOC142519817 gene encoding uncharacterized protein LOC142519817; this translates as MTKYGNNYGFASTSSNPTTNSQPNTDHFSAQVTSHKLKGQNYLQWSQSVLMFICGKSKDDNITGAATAPKEDDSTFKAWKANNNMVMSWLVNSTTPEIGENFLLYATAAEIWEAAKVTFSSSENTSEVFENESLLYELRQGDLSVTRYFSSLTRHWQKIDLIDTQKWTCPEDGKLYRQIVETKRVFKLLSRLNK
- the LOC142518588 gene encoding protein RADIALIS-like 4 codes for the protein MTSRSLSSWTPQENKLFEKALARFDKDTPDRWQNVARAVGGGKSTEDVKRHFEILIEDLHQIESGRIPIPNYRNY